One window of the Flavobacteriales bacterium genome contains the following:
- a CDS encoding tetratricopeptide repeat protein → MIFRRISELPNYAIHLILMVLAAAVYYPMMNAEFVRWDDTHYILQNLLVRHFSWEAVKDIFTTKQVMGTYSPIILLSWMIDYKIAGYDPRWFHAVNFGWHLLNITLVYGLIKRWFANKEVALVSTLLFAVHPMNVEVVAWATGRKDLMFVGLLLLSLWFYHKYAIGKRPLVIYGLTLLFFVLAVLAKAVAVVLPVILLLLDVFVYRKKFSFKLVLEKLPFFVIALAGGIWAIVAQKDVGAIQSANDIPVWMTPFLFTYRIAQYLIRFVWPPYLSNFYPFDEMLGQGLPWYVFASLPAVLFLFFLLWRYGRKLPLTFFGVLFFTVCLLPVLQLIPLGNSLIADRYVYLPYIGLFISLVLVLVEVGKTASKPMNLSLNVIVLVWIIALGFRANLQARVWESDRTLWSNYIEHYPDDDMGYGKLGIYYADHGEMEEAMDCFNKEVEKDPDFYSGYTNRGLAYEEMGDFDRAFADLNKAIELRDDFAMSRINRGLAYLNTGQLQKALADLEKAIELEPQNPAAHYNLALTMERLQKVPEALDHYSKAIEIDPKNPELYYHRGRLYALTFKLNEGLADIDRALELNGNDPKYYVLRSEIYISKGDKRMAKENALQAKARGGVVSEQYMRMLDD, encoded by the coding sequence GTGATCTTTCGGAGAATTTCCGAGCTGCCCAATTACGCCATTCACCTCATTCTCATGGTGCTGGCCGCAGCGGTCTATTACCCGATGATGAATGCCGAGTTTGTGAGGTGGGATGACACCCACTACATTCTGCAAAACCTTTTGGTGAGGCATTTTTCTTGGGAAGCAGTGAAGGACATTTTCACCACCAAGCAGGTAATGGGAACTTACAGTCCGATAATCCTGCTTTCGTGGATGATAGATTACAAGATTGCAGGCTATGACCCGCGTTGGTTCCATGCCGTAAACTTCGGGTGGCATCTGCTGAATATCACCCTTGTGTACGGCCTGATCAAGCGTTGGTTTGCAAATAAGGAGGTGGCGCTGGTTTCGACATTACTGTTTGCCGTGCATCCGATGAATGTAGAGGTGGTGGCTTGGGCAACAGGTCGAAAAGACCTCATGTTCGTTGGTCTGCTTCTGCTATCGCTTTGGTTCTACCATAAGTATGCGATTGGAAAAAGACCTTTGGTCATTTACGGACTGACGCTGTTGTTCTTTGTGCTTGCCGTTCTGGCAAAGGCGGTGGCGGTCGTTCTGCCTGTCATTCTGCTGTTGTTGGATGTCTTTGTTTACCGCAAGAAATTCAGCTTCAAACTCGTATTGGAAAAGCTGCCATTCTTTGTGATTGCGTTGGCGGGTGGTATTTGGGCCATTGTCGCGCAGAAGGATGTGGGTGCCATCCAATCTGCCAACGACATTCCAGTTTGGATGACTCCTTTTCTGTTCACGTACCGAATAGCGCAATACCTCATCCGTTTCGTCTGGCCGCCATACCTCAGCAACTTTTATCCGTTCGATGAAATGCTCGGGCAAGGCCTGCCATGGTATGTTTTCGCCTCGCTTCCAGCGGTTCTGTTTCTATTTTTTCTTCTTTGGAGATACGGTCGCAAACTGCCGCTGACGTTTTTCGGTGTACTGTTCTTCACGGTCTGCCTGCTTCCCGTACTTCAACTCATTCCGCTTGGTAATTCGCTTATTGCCGACCGCTACGTGTACCTGCCATATATCGGCCTGTTCATTTCGCTGGTTCTGGTATTGGTGGAAGTGGGAAAAACGGCTTCCAAACCGATGAATCTGAGTTTGAACGTTATCGTTCTGGTGTGGATAATTGCCCTTGGATTCAGAGCCAATCTGCAGGCCAGGGTTTGGGAAAGCGACCGTACGCTCTGGTCAAACTACATTGAACATTACCCTGATGACGACATGGGTTACGGAAAACTCGGCATTTACTATGCCGACCACGGTGAGATGGAAGAAGCAATGGATTGCTTTAACAAGGAAGTTGAAAAAGACCCTGATTTCTATTCGGGTTATACCAATCGCGGGTTGGCGTATGAAGAAATGGGCGATTTTGACCGCGCCTTTGCTGACCTGAACAAGGCCATCGAGCTGAGAGATGATTTTGCCATGTCCCGCATCAATCGCGGGTTGGCGTATTTGAATACTGGTCAGCTGCAAAAAGCATTGGCCGATCTTGAAAAGGCCATTGAATTGGAACCGCAGAACCCTGCCGCGCATTACAATTTGGCTTTGACCATGGAACGCCTCCAGAAAGTACCAGAGGCACTTGATCATTACTCAAAGGCAATCGAGATCGACCCGAAAAATCCTGAACTCTATTACCATCGAGGCAGGTTGTATGCGCTGACATTTAAACTGAATGAGGGTTTGGCAGATATTGACCGCGCCTTGGAACTCAACGGCAATGACCCGAAGTATTACGTGCTGAGGTCGGAGATATACATTTCAAAGGGAGATAAGCGGATGGCCAAGGAAAATGCGTTACAGGCCAAGGCCAGAGGCGGAGTTGTCTCCGAGCAATACATGCGGATGTTGGACGACTGA